One window of Candidatus Margulisiibacteriota bacterium genomic DNA carries:
- a CDS encoding aspartate 1-decarboxylase: MLISVLKSKIHMATITDTMPNYEGSIAIDKKLIEASGLVAGEKVHVLNFDNSNRFETYVIEGAPGEISLRGPAAKLGQKGEKVVIIAYALATPEEAKALKAKIIKVNGRNEV; the protein is encoded by the coding sequence ATGTTAATTTCCGTTTTAAAATCAAAAATCCATATGGCGACGATTACCGACACCATGCCCAATTACGAAGGCAGTATCGCCATCGACAAAAAGCTGATCGAAGCATCGGGACTGGTTGCCGGGGAAAAAGTTCACGTCCTCAACTTTGACAACAGCAATCGTTTTGAGACCTACGTGATCGAAGGAGCGCCTGGAGAAATTTCCCTGCGCGGCCCGGCCGCCAAGCTCGGACAAAAAGGGGAAAAAGTCGTCATTATCGCCTACGCCCTGGCGACACCGGAAGAAGCAAAGGCCTTAAAGGCTAAAATAATAAAAGTGAATGGGAGGAATGAAGTATGA
- a CDS encoding DJ-1/PfpI family protein, with the protein MKKLIVSLALVCAVSWFVAGSVSAMGGPAPQDKYKLEILKVELISGEATTEAESTSAEGKKVLLVVAPKSFDDTEFTTLKDTLTEAGLVVSVASIAQNSYGIRGTKAESDLLLKNANADDYDAVIICGGFGVTTYNHNQTATGLVNKAMKGEKVIGALDLAPIVLINGGALQRGNKAAVSNNGKRALKGAGINCTGNAVEVDGKVITASGPDATEEFAKAIVTALEE; encoded by the coding sequence ATGAAAAAGTTGATCGTCTCTTTGGCCCTGGTCTGCGCGGTTTCCTGGTTCGTTGCCGGCTCCGTCTCCGCTATGGGTGGCCCTGCCCCGCAAGATAAATACAAGCTGGAGATCCTTAAAGTCGAGCTTATCAGCGGTGAAGCGACCACCGAAGCCGAGAGCACTTCGGCTGAAGGCAAAAAAGTCCTATTGGTCGTCGCCCCAAAAAGTTTTGATGATACCGAATTCACTACGTTAAAGGATACCCTGACCGAAGCGGGATTGGTCGTCAGCGTCGCCTCTATCGCCCAAAACTCGTATGGCATTCGCGGCACTAAAGCGGAAAGCGACCTGCTATTGAAAAACGCCAACGCGGATGATTATGACGCCGTCATCATTTGCGGTGGTTTCGGGGTTACCACCTATAACCACAATCAGACCGCGACCGGTTTGGTTAATAAAGCGATGAAAGGCGAAAAAGTTATCGGCGCCTTGGACCTCGCCCCGATCGTTTTGATCAACGGCGGCGCCCTCCAGCGGGGAAATAAAGCGGCAGTCTCAAATAATGGCAAGCGAGCCTTGAAAGGGGCCGGGATCAATTGCACCGGCAATGCGGTCGAAGTCGACGGCAAAGTGATCACCGCCAGCGGGCCGGACGCGACGGAAGAGTTCGCCAAAGCGATAGTCACCGCTCTGGAGGAATAA